A genomic window from Streptomyces brevispora includes:
- a CDS encoding condensation domain-containing protein: MIPLSYAQRRLWFLNRLEGSSPAYNAPVVLRLDGAPDRGALAAAVRDVVERHEVLRTVYPAKDAEPYQHIAVDPDVRFEVQECTAGEVDAAVTAFARTPVDITKELPLQARLFTVPGSGQDVLVLLIHHIATDGWSVGCLLADLDASYRARVEGRAPDREPLPVQYADYALWQRDMLGDPEDPQSTAHEQLAHWREALDGIPAVTRLPADRPRPTEPSHRGATVTQLLDATAHRALTRLTRAHRATFFMAARSALSLALRVAGAGRDVVVGTPVAGRPEEDLHELVGFFVNSLALRADLSDGLGLGGLLEQVRDTDLAAYAHEDLPFDLLVEHLNPERSLGRHPFFQVMLTAQTAQGTTVPLGPIRATIDGTDLATAKFDLSFHCAETHRPDGEPDGVRLGLQYATDLYDEDTAQLLLTLFRRALTAFAEQPVDTPLDRVDLLTDRERQELDRRHEALTRAEQRRATTRGASRDGEGPGPRPSADPREEVLRSLFAEILGRDEVLASDNFFKLGGHSLLAGKLANRIRATLGLRAAIRDIFLAPTPGQLLRRLGEDRDDSVRPALRPVPKELRPGRTPLSAAQQRLWFVGQLEGPSATYNIPVVTRLRRRIDPDAFAAALADIAERHEVLRTVYRPADGEPYQEVLEGVRPVLERLVTDGPQGLRAAVDAAAGHVFDIGAEIPFRAWLMEEADGGQVMALLVHHIAGDGWSTGCLLADLDTAYRARAQGRAPAWQPLPVQYIDYTLWQNDLLDGEHGIAGEQLAFWRKALDGMGPLLALPTDRPRPAASDGVGALTGFEVSAATHRGLLRIARRNGATLFMVVQAALASLLTRHGAGPDVALGTTVAGRADDALHPLVGFFVNTLVLRTDTSGDPAFAELVRRVRDAGLAAYSHQDLPFDRLVEHLSPHRSAAHAPLVQVMVQVHAAGTAPAAPSALDGDPLLFRSTGAKSDLTFALTERTEPDGGPAGLQGVLEYATALYDDDTARLLARRLAETLDAFADDPDAPLSGPGYGPAAPVGREAVLDERGLPVPARVPGEVHAIAPGSAPRATGRRAYPGADGSLHPLATQTVGGYPVEPGRVEEVLGRHPAVTGVAVAVRDDRLIAYVLGAPGAGEAELRGWASERLPEYLAPARVIRVTRLPEPGEDAAELPEESAPAAQAPADWEERLLGVFREVLDGRAIGRGDNFFKSGGHSLLAVRLLNRIRSEFGQDLTLRDVFRNPTVTSLARRLATDDAAAPAPAAPGRGASPALRRRTRAGTRRRG, encoded by the coding sequence GTGATCCCCCTCTCCTACGCCCAGCGCCGGCTGTGGTTCCTGAACCGGCTTGAGGGCTCGTCCCCGGCCTACAACGCACCCGTCGTGCTCCGCCTCGACGGCGCCCCCGACCGGGGCGCGCTCGCGGCAGCGGTGCGGGACGTGGTGGAGCGGCACGAAGTACTCCGCACGGTCTACCCGGCCAAGGACGCCGAGCCGTACCAGCACATCGCCGTCGATCCCGACGTGCGGTTCGAGGTCCAGGAGTGCACGGCCGGCGAGGTGGACGCGGCCGTCACCGCCTTCGCGCGTACACCGGTCGACATCACCAAAGAACTGCCGCTGCAGGCACGGTTGTTCACTGTTCCGGGTTCGGGACAGGACGTCCTCGTCCTGCTGATCCATCACATCGCGACCGACGGCTGGTCCGTCGGCTGCCTGCTGGCCGACCTCGACGCCTCCTACCGGGCCCGCGTCGAGGGCCGTGCGCCCGATCGGGAGCCGCTGCCGGTCCAGTACGCGGACTACGCGCTGTGGCAGCGGGACATGCTCGGTGATCCCGAGGACCCGCAGAGCACGGCCCACGAGCAGCTCGCCCACTGGCGCGAGGCCCTGGACGGCATACCGGCCGTGACCCGGCTGCCCGCCGACCGGCCCCGTCCGACGGAGCCCTCCCACCGGGGGGCCACCGTCACCCAGCTCCTCGACGCCACGGCCCACCGGGCGCTGACCCGTCTGACCCGGGCCCACCGGGCGACGTTCTTCATGGCCGCCCGGTCCGCGCTCTCACTCGCGCTGCGGGTGGCGGGCGCCGGCCGGGACGTGGTGGTGGGCACGCCGGTGGCCGGACGTCCCGAGGAGGACCTGCACGAGCTCGTCGGGTTCTTCGTGAACTCCCTCGCGCTGCGCGCGGATCTCTCCGACGGCCTCGGCCTCGGCGGGCTGCTGGAACAGGTCCGCGACACGGACCTGGCCGCCTACGCCCACGAGGACCTGCCGTTCGACCTGCTCGTGGAGCACCTCAACCCGGAACGCTCCCTGGGCCGCCACCCCTTCTTCCAGGTGATGCTGACCGCGCAGACCGCGCAGGGCACCACCGTCCCCCTCGGCCCCATCCGGGCCACCATCGACGGGACCGACCTGGCGACCGCCAAGTTCGACCTCAGCTTCCACTGCGCCGAGACGCACCGGCCCGACGGCGAACCCGACGGAGTGCGGCTCGGACTGCAGTACGCCACCGACCTCTACGACGAGGACACCGCACAACTGCTCCTGACCCTTTTCCGGCGCGCGCTGACGGCCTTCGCCGAGCAGCCCGTCGACACCCCCCTCGACCGGGTCGACCTGCTCACCGATCGTGAGCGCCAGGAGCTCGACCGCCGTCACGAGGCCCTGACCCGGGCCGAACAGCGGCGCGCCACCACCCGGGGCGCGTCGCGGGACGGCGAGGGGCCGGGCCCCCGCCCGTCCGCCGATCCGCGCGAGGAGGTCCTGCGCAGCCTGTTCGCGGAGATCCTGGGCCGTGACGAGGTGCTGGCCTCGGACAACTTCTTCAAGCTGGGCGGGCATTCCCTGCTCGCCGGAAAGCTCGCCAACCGCATCCGTGCCACCCTCGGCCTGCGGGCCGCCATCCGCGACATCTTCCTCGCCCCCACTCCCGGGCAACTGCTGCGACGCCTCGGCGAGGACCGCGACGACTCCGTACGGCCTGCTCTGCGCCCGGTGCCGAAGGAGCTGCGGCCCGGCCGGACACCGTTGTCCGCCGCCCAGCAACGCCTCTGGTTCGTGGGACAGTTGGAGGGTCCGAGCGCCACGTACAACATTCCGGTGGTGACCCGGCTGCGGCGGCGGATCGACCCGGACGCGTTTGCCGCCGCCCTGGCGGACATCGCCGAACGGCACGAGGTGCTGCGCACGGTGTACCGGCCGGCGGACGGCGAGCCGTACCAGGAGGTGCTGGAGGGCGTCCGGCCGGTGCTGGAGCGGCTCGTGACGGACGGGCCGCAGGGGCTGCGGGCGGCCGTGGACGCCGCCGCCGGGCATGTCTTCGACATCGGCGCCGAGATACCGTTCCGCGCCTGGTTGATGGAGGAGGCGGACGGGGGCCAGGTGATGGCGCTGCTGGTGCACCACATCGCCGGGGACGGCTGGTCGACCGGCTGCCTGCTGGCCGACCTCGACACCGCCTACCGGGCCCGCGCGCAGGGCCGTGCGCCCGCGTGGCAGCCGCTGCCCGTCCAGTACATCGACTACACCCTGTGGCAGAACGACCTGCTCGACGGCGAACACGGAATCGCCGGGGAGCAACTCGCCTTCTGGCGAAAGGCGTTGGACGGCATGGGGCCGCTGCTGGCGCTGCCCACCGACCGGCCCCGGCCGGCCGCGAGCGACGGGGTCGGCGCGCTGACCGGCTTCGAGGTGAGCGCCGCCACCCACCGGGGTCTGCTGCGCATCGCCCGCCGCAACGGCGCGACCCTGTTCATGGTGGTGCAGGCCGCCCTCGCCTCGCTCCTCACCCGGCACGGGGCCGGCCCCGACGTGGCGCTCGGCACCACCGTGGCGGGCCGCGCCGACGACGCCCTGCACCCGCTCGTCGGGTTCTTCGTCAACACCCTGGTCCTGCGCACCGACACCTCCGGGGACCCCGCGTTCGCCGAGCTGGTGCGCCGGGTGCGCGACGCCGGTCTGGCCGCCTACAGCCACCAGGACCTGCCCTTCGACCGGCTGGTCGAGCACCTCAGTCCGCACCGGTCCGCCGCCCACGCGCCGCTCGTCCAGGTGATGGTGCAGGTGCACGCCGCCGGAACCGCGCCGGCGGCCCCCTCGGCCCTGGACGGCGACCCGCTCCTCTTCCGCAGCACCGGCGCCAAGTCCGACCTCACCTTCGCACTGACCGAACGGACGGAACCGGACGGCGGCCCGGCCGGCCTGCAGGGCGTCCTCGAATACGCCACCGCCCTCTACGACGACGACACCGCCCGGCTCCTCGCGCGCCGCCTGGCCGAGACCCTCGACGCGTTCGCGGACGACCCGGACGCGCCGCTGTCCGGACCGGGTTACGGTCCGGCGGCTCCCGTCGGCCGGGAGGCCGTCCTCGACGAGCGGGGGCTGCCGGTCCCGGCGCGCGTGCCCGGCGAGGTCCACGCGATCGCCCCGGGCAGCGCCCCGCGCGCCACCGGGCGGCGTGCCTACCCCGGCGCCGACGGCTCGCTGCACCCCCTCGCCACACAGACGGTGGGCGGCTACCCGGTGGAGCCCGGCCGGGTCGAGGAGGTGCTGGGCCGGCACCCGGCCGTGACCGGCGTCGCCGTCGCCGTCCGGGACGACCGGCTGATCGCGTACGTCCTCGGCGCGCCCGGCGCCGGTGAGGCCGAGCTGCGCGGCTGGGCCTCCGAGCGGCTGCCCGAGTATCTGGCCCCGGCCCGCGTGATCAGGGTGACGCGCCTTCCGGAGCCGGGCGAGGACGCCGCCGAACTGCCCGAGGAGAGCGCACCGGCCGCACAGGCGCCGGCCGACTGGGAGGAACGCCTGCTGGGCGTCTTCCGCGAGGTGCTCGACGGCCGCGCCATCGGCCGCGGGGACAACTTCTTCAAGTCGGGCGGCCACTCCCTGCTGGCGGTACGGCTGCTCAACCGGATCCGCTCCGAGTTCGGCCAGGACCTCACCCTGCGGGACGTGTTCCGCAACCCGACCGTCACGTCCCTGGCCCGCCGGCTCGCCACGGACGACGCCGCCGCCCCCGCTCCGGCCGCGCCCGGACGCGGCGCGTCCCCCGCGCTGCGGCGACGCACCCGTGCGGGCACCCGGCGCCGGGGCTGA
- a CDS encoding non-ribosomal peptide synthetase — protein sequence MPPIRTEDLLDGGPPPSPAPPVLDLIAHQVLTRPDACALVHGDARLTYAELAAAVRERARDLTGAGAGPGRLVALHRPRGIDAIVGLLAVLTTGAAYLPLDIQAPDARNAAILMDSCGDLAPSPEDVARRGEVVLAGPGSDEDAAYVIYTSGSTGTPNGVVVAHDSLAHFIAGAIPVYGISADDRVLQFSPLHFDASVQEVFATLGAGGTLVLRTEDMLDVGELLAGCARHGITVLDLPAAYWHELVYVLSTGSARLPDCLRTVIIYGEAALPERVAQWRALAGERVRLLNAYGPTETTVVATVADLSRHEEGPIPIGRPLPGVRAAVVGGELLLLGGGLTRGYLGRAELTARRFTELDGERAYRTGDLVTIGADRQIVYHGRADDEVKIGGQRIDPAAVDSVLAGHPKVREAAVVAQQDGDGVKRLVAFVVTEGGTGAEELRTWVRERMPAAAVPSVGVVVALPRTSSGKINRKALRTADPRLPVVDEEPLPAEDRVPLSHAQRRLWLVNQLDGPSCAYNLPIVLHLDTAPDPTALAAAVADLADRHEVLRTVFLAPEDEPYQHVLAPSAIRPRTVRCPAGELADQVALFTAETFDLSRELPLRVALFLPEDGSGATLAVLLHHVAGDGWSLSPLMTDLAHAYRARTEGVAPEQEPLPVQYADYTLWQNDLLGETDDPHSAVSRGLDHWREALAGLPAVTDLPLDRPRPAVPSHRGGLVDVELDAEVHATLVRLAADHDASLLMVLQAALGLALRAAGGGERVALGTPVAGRDDEALDGLVGFFVNTLVLPTDTSGDPAFADLLDRVRDTDLAAFAHQRIPFDLVVEQLNPPRSPGVHPLFQVMLTLTTAGPDDDAFRFGPVDGRFAAGGPATTKFDLTASCVEHRDAAGAPAGLRLGLEYAHDVLDTGTAGILLAALERALRAAADRPAAPVTDTSLVAPADRRALDGRRERTAARAVEAAATAERAAVLAAAEPPAAHVDTLCAMFAEMLGLDRVGPHEGFFTIGGHSMSGVRLANRIRARLGADITVRDLLLAPTPSALARRIAAAPADGAEPSPAAARLVPHTDRPERVPLSYAQRRLWFVDAFEGPSATYNIPLVLRPAEPLDADVLAEALADLTGRHEALRTRFQAVDGEPHQDILPAVRPALDVRTVPAGQLAATVAAAAGHVFDLAAEIPVRATLIEPDDGSGQVLVLLVHHIAADGWSTGPLLADLAHACAARSRGHAPEWQPLPVQYADYALWQRESSTGPAARAHLEFWEKTLAGAPPVLELPLARPRPAEASHRGGHAPVTVDAATHEALEGLARRKGATLFMVLQAALAAVLTRHGAGTDLPLATMTAGRDDEALSDLVGFFVNTLVLRTDTSGDPTFEELLGRVRETDLAAYAHQELPFDRLVEHLNPARSTAYHPLTQTVVQLHHDYTRDAPGADAFFRPVEAGSGEGLSTKFDLTFALWERQDGDGERGGLVGGLEYATDLFDAPTAALLAAHVEQVLRTAAAEPGTRIGQVELLTPADRFRLVAEYNDTDAAPPAPGTVHELIARRAAAVPAAPALITDQETVGYGELDARAEVLAARLRASGVRRGDTVGVLLERGVTLVVSALAALKCGAAYLPLDPRLPSARIGLMLADAEAVLVVADTARTASVPRPEGADLPVPTVDADVTDAAAPPVPEDSGATGDDLMYVMFTSGSTGRPKGVGVTHRNVAALAADRDITAGGPRRMLVHSATGFDASVFEMWVPLLNGGSLVIMRGDGTDLAETGRAVREHGVTAAYFTMGLFHVMADEGLDTLALLREVWTGGDVASPQALQRVLDHCPDTVLVHSYGPTETTFASHNQWFTAGRRSLGAAGVHLGRPMDHTRSHVLDEALRPVPPGVPGELYIAGSHVARGYTGRPGLTAQRFLPDPFGADGGRMYRTGDRVVWTAGGELRFLGRADGQIKLRGVRIEPGEVEQALSAHPAAGQVLAVVREDTPGHRSLVCYVVPRAGETVTEAQLLATARATLPEHLVPAAIVLLDALPLTVNGKPDRAALPAPRRETAAGGGGRPRNAREEVLCGLFADILGVPRVGVDDNFFALGGHSLLGIRLVSRVRSVLGVERTVRDLFRSPTPAGLLGSLEDGSAGAMAVLLPLSTRGARRPLFCVHPGTGVGWAYAGLAGHLGDDQPLYALQARALSEPGHRPRSVEEMADDYLERIRQIQPWGPYRLLGWSFGGIVAHTMAVRLRAAGERVELLALMDVHQTGPGSVSVLPAPQAAPAGTRDIAAEVERIRREDPVLGGFSSAEIRSVLGASETHAALMARHVPGVADTGAVFFTARRNGEAEGALAATWIPYLEGIIDNHTVESSHLRMTEQEPVAHIGRILSEKLSALQENELRSQS from the coding sequence ATGCCCCCCATCAGAACGGAAGACCTGCTCGACGGCGGACCCCCTCCCTCCCCCGCCCCGCCGGTGCTCGACCTCATCGCCCACCAGGTGCTCACCCGCCCCGACGCCTGCGCCCTCGTCCACGGTGACGCCCGGCTGACCTACGCCGAGCTGGCCGCCGCGGTGCGCGAGCGCGCCCGGGACCTCACCGGGGCGGGAGCGGGCCCCGGCCGCCTCGTCGCCCTCCACCGGCCGCGCGGCATCGACGCGATCGTCGGCCTGCTCGCCGTGCTCACCACCGGCGCCGCCTACCTCCCGCTCGACATCCAGGCCCCCGATGCCCGCAACGCGGCCATCCTGATGGACAGTTGCGGGGACCTGGCGCCCTCCCCCGAGGACGTCGCCCGGCGCGGTGAGGTCGTCCTCGCGGGGCCGGGCAGCGACGAGGACGCCGCGTACGTCATCTACACCTCCGGATCGACCGGCACCCCCAACGGCGTGGTCGTCGCCCACGACTCCCTCGCGCACTTCATCGCCGGAGCCATCCCCGTCTACGGCATCAGCGCCGACGACCGGGTCCTCCAGTTCAGCCCGCTGCACTTCGACGCCAGCGTCCAGGAGGTCTTCGCCACGCTCGGCGCGGGCGGCACCCTCGTGCTGCGCACCGAGGACATGCTCGACGTCGGGGAGCTCCTGGCGGGGTGCGCCCGGCACGGCATCACGGTGCTCGACCTGCCCGCCGCCTACTGGCACGAGCTGGTCTACGTCCTGTCCACCGGCTCGGCCCGGCTGCCCGACTGCCTGCGCACCGTGATCATCTACGGTGAGGCCGCCCTGCCCGAGCGGGTCGCCCAGTGGCGTGCCCTGGCAGGGGAGCGGGTCCGGCTGCTCAACGCCTACGGTCCGACCGAGACGACCGTGGTGGCCACCGTCGCCGATCTGAGCCGGCACGAGGAGGGCCCCATCCCGATCGGCCGCCCGCTGCCCGGAGTCAGGGCGGCCGTCGTCGGCGGCGAACTGCTGCTGCTGGGAGGCGGGCTGACCCGCGGATACCTCGGCCGCGCCGAGCTGACCGCCCGCCGCTTCACCGAGCTGGACGGCGAACGCGCCTACCGCACGGGCGACCTGGTCACGATCGGAGCGGACCGGCAGATCGTCTATCACGGCCGTGCGGACGACGAGGTGAAGATCGGCGGTCAGCGCATCGATCCCGCCGCCGTCGACTCCGTCCTCGCCGGACACCCCAAGGTCCGGGAGGCCGCCGTCGTCGCCCAGCAGGACGGCGACGGTGTGAAGCGGCTGGTCGCCTTCGTGGTCACCGAGGGCGGCACGGGGGCCGAGGAACTGCGGACCTGGGTGCGCGAGCGGATGCCCGCCGCGGCGGTCCCGTCCGTCGGTGTCGTCGTCGCACTGCCCCGGACCAGCTCCGGGAAGATCAACCGCAAGGCGCTGCGCACCGCCGACCCCCGGCTGCCGGTCGTCGACGAGGAGCCGCTGCCGGCCGAGGACCGGGTGCCGCTCTCCCACGCCCAGCGCCGGCTGTGGCTGGTCAACCAGCTCGACGGCCCGTCCTGCGCGTACAACCTGCCGATCGTGCTGCACCTGGACACCGCTCCCGACCCCACCGCGCTGGCCGCCGCCGTGGCCGACCTGGCCGACCGGCACGAGGTGCTGCGCACCGTCTTCCTCGCGCCCGAGGACGAGCCGTACCAGCATGTCCTGGCCCCGTCCGCGATCCGGCCGCGCACCGTCCGGTGCCCGGCCGGTGAACTCGCCGACCAGGTCGCCCTGTTCACCGCCGAGACCTTCGACCTCTCGCGTGAACTCCCGCTGCGGGTCGCTCTCTTCCTCCCCGAGGACGGCTCCGGCGCGACGCTCGCCGTGCTGCTCCACCACGTCGCGGGCGACGGGTGGTCGCTGTCTCCGCTGATGACCGACCTGGCCCACGCCTACCGCGCCCGGACCGAGGGCGTCGCCCCGGAACAGGAGCCGCTGCCGGTCCAGTACGCCGACTACACGCTCTGGCAGAACGACCTGCTCGGCGAGACCGACGACCCGCACTCCGCCGTCTCCCGCGGCCTGGACCACTGGCGCGAGGCCCTGGCGGGACTGCCCGCGGTGACCGATCTGCCCCTCGACCGGCCGCGCCCCGCCGTCCCGAGCCACCGCGGCGGTCTGGTCGACGTCGAACTCGACGCCGAGGTCCACGCGACGCTGGTCCGCCTGGCCGCCGACCACGACGCCAGCCTGCTGATGGTCCTCCAGGCCGCTCTGGGGCTGGCCCTGCGCGCGGCGGGCGGCGGCGAGCGCGTCGCCCTCGGCACGCCCGTGGCCGGGCGCGACGACGAAGCGCTCGACGGGCTGGTCGGCTTCTTCGTCAACACGCTCGTCCTGCCCACCGACACCTCCGGCGATCCGGCCTTCGCCGATCTGCTGGACCGGGTCCGCGACACCGACCTGGCCGCCTTCGCCCACCAGCGGATCCCCTTCGACCTGGTCGTCGAGCAGCTCAACCCGCCGCGCTCGCCCGGAGTCCATCCGCTGTTCCAGGTCATGCTGACCCTGACAACGGCCGGTCCCGACGACGACGCCTTCCGCTTCGGCCCGGTCGATGGCCGGTTCGCCGCCGGTGGCCCGGCCACCACCAAGTTCGACCTGACGGCCTCGTGTGTGGAGCACCGGGACGCGGCCGGCGCACCGGCCGGGCTGCGGCTCGGTCTGGAGTACGCGCACGACGTCCTCGACACGGGCACGGCGGGCATCCTGCTGGCCGCGCTGGAACGTGCCCTGCGCGCCGCCGCCGACCGGCCCGCCGCTCCGGTGACGGACACCTCGCTGGTCGCCCCCGCCGACCGGCGGGCTCTGGACGGACGCCGCGAGCGGACCGCCGCCCGCGCCGTCGAGGCGGCCGCCACCGCGGAGCGGGCCGCGGTCCTCGCCGCCGCCGAGCCGCCCGCCGCACACGTCGACACCCTGTGCGCGATGTTCGCCGAGATGCTGGGCCTGGACCGGGTCGGCCCGCACGAGGGCTTCTTCACCATCGGGGGTCACTCGATGAGCGGGGTGCGCCTCGCCAACCGGATACGGGCCCGCCTCGGCGCCGACATCACGGTCCGCGACCTGTTGCTGGCGCCCACCCCGTCGGCCCTGGCCCGCCGTATCGCCGCTGCCCCGGCGGACGGGGCCGAGCCCTCCCCCGCCGCCGCGCGGCTCGTCCCGCACACGGACCGGCCCGAGCGCGTCCCGCTGTCCTACGCGCAGCGCCGGCTGTGGTTCGTCGACGCCTTCGAAGGCCCCAGCGCCACCTACAACATCCCCCTGGTCCTGCGCCCGGCCGAACCGCTCGACGCGGACGTCCTGGCCGAGGCGCTGGCCGACCTCACGGGCCGCCACGAAGCGCTCCGCACCCGCTTCCAGGCCGTGGACGGCGAACCCCACCAGGACATCCTGCCGGCGGTCCGGCCCGCCCTCGACGTCCGCACCGTCCCCGCCGGGCAGCTCGCCGCCACCGTCGCCGCGGCGGCCGGGCACGTCTTCGACCTGGCCGCGGAGATCCCCGTGCGGGCCACCCTGATCGAACCCGACGACGGCAGCGGGCAGGTCCTCGTCCTTCTGGTGCACCACATCGCCGCGGACGGCTGGTCCACCGGACCGCTCCTCGCCGACCTCGCCCACGCCTGTGCCGCCCGGTCCCGGGGCCACGCGCCCGAGTGGCAGCCGCTGCCCGTCCAGTACGCCGACTACGCCCTGTGGCAGCGGGAGTCGAGCACCGGGCCGGCCGCCCGGGCGCACCTGGAATTCTGGGAGAAGACCCTCGCCGGCGCTCCCCCGGTGCTGGAGCTGCCCCTCGCCCGGCCCCGCCCGGCCGAGGCCTCCCACCGGGGCGGACACGCCCCGGTCACCGTCGACGCCGCGACCCACGAGGCCCTGGAGGGACTGGCCCGGCGCAAGGGCGCCACCCTGTTCATGGTCCTCCAGGCGGCGCTGGCGGCCGTCCTCACCCGGCACGGGGCGGGCACCGACCTGCCGCTGGCCACCATGACCGCCGGGCGGGACGACGAGGCGCTGAGCGATCTGGTGGGCTTCTTCGTCAACACGCTGGTGCTGCGCACCGACACCTCCGGCGACCCCACCTTCGAGGAGCTCCTCGGGCGGGTCCGGGAGACCGATCTGGCCGCCTACGCGCACCAGGAGCTCCCCTTCGACCGTCTGGTCGAACACCTCAACCCGGCCCGCAGCACGGCCTACCACCCGCTGACCCAGACGGTCGTCCAGCTCCACCACGACTACACCCGTGACGCCCCTGGTGCGGACGCCTTCTTCCGGCCGGTCGAAGCGGGCTCCGGCGAGGGGCTCTCGACCAAGTTCGACCTGACCTTCGCCCTGTGGGAGCGGCAGGACGGCGACGGGGAACGCGGGGGTCTCGTCGGCGGCCTGGAGTACGCCACCGACCTCTTCGACGCCCCGACGGCCGCACTGCTCGCCGCCCATGTCGAGCAGGTGCTGCGGACCGCCGCCGCGGAGCCGGGCACACGGATCGGGCAGGTCGAACTGCTCACCCCGGCCGACCGGTTCCGGCTGGTCGCCGAGTACAACGACACCGACGCCGCGCCGCCGGCCCCGGGCACGGTCCATGAGCTGATCGCCCGGCGGGCCGCCGCCGTTCCGGCCGCCCCGGCGCTGATCACGGATCAGGAGACCGTCGGCTACGGGGAGCTCGACGCCCGTGCCGAGGTGCTGGCCGCCCGGCTGCGGGCGTCGGGAGTGCGCCGCGGCGACACGGTGGGCGTCCTGCTGGAGCGCGGGGTGACGCTGGTCGTGTCGGCGCTCGCCGCCCTCAAGTGCGGTGCCGCCTACCTGCCGCTGGACCCGCGGCTGCCGTCGGCCCGGATCGGGCTGATGCTGGCGGACGCGGAAGCCGTGCTGGTGGTCGCCGACACCGCCCGCACCGCGTCCGTGCCGCGGCCGGAGGGCGCGGACCTGCCGGTGCCGACGGTGGACGCCGACGTGACCGACGCGGCGGCTCCGCCCGTCCCCGAGGACTCCGGAGCCACCGGCGACGATCTGATGTACGTGATGTTCACGTCCGGGTCCACCGGCCGCCCCAAGGGCGTCGGCGTCACGCACCGGAACGTGGCGGCGCTGGCGGCCGACCGCGACATCACCGCCGGGGGCCCGCGGCGGATGCTGGTCCACTCGGCGACCGGGTTCGACGCCTCGGTGTTCGAGATGTGGGTGCCGCTGCTGAACGGCGGGAGCCTCGTGATCATGCGCGGCGACGGTACGGACCTGGCCGAGACGGGCCGGGCGGTACGCGAACACGGTGTCACCGCCGCCTACTTCACCATGGGCCTCTTCCACGTCATGGCGGACGAGGGCCTGGACACGCTGGCGCTGCTGCGCGAGGTGTGGACCGGCGGGGACGTCGCCTCCCCGCAGGCCCTCCAGCGGGTCCTGGACCACTGTCCGGACACCGTCCTGGTCCACTCGTACGGGCCGACCGAGACCACCTTCGCCTCCCACAACCAGTGGTTCACGGCCGGTCGGCGCTCGCTCGGTGCGGCCGGGGTGCACCTCGGCCGCCCGATGGACCACACCCGCAGCCATGTCCTGGACGAAGCCCTGCGTCCCGTGCCGCCGGGGGTGCCCGGGGAGCTGTACATCGCCGGTTCCCATGTGGCGCGCGGCTACACGGGCCGGCCCGGACTCACCGCGCAGCGGTTCCTCCCCGACCCGTTCGGGGCGGACGGCGGCCGCATGTACCGCACGGGCGACCGCGTGGTGTGGACCGCCGGCGGGGAGCTGCGCTTCCTGGGGCGCGCGGACGGCCAGATCAAGCTGCGCGGGGTGCGCATCGAGCCGGGCGAGGTCGAACAGGCGCTGTCGGCGCACCCGGCGGCCGGACAGGTCCTCGCCGTGGTCCGCGAGGACACACCGGGCCACCGGAGCCTCGTCTGTTACGTCGTGCCGCGCGCCGGCGAGACGGTCACCGAGGCGCAGCTACTCGCCACGGCCCGCGCCACGCTGCCCGAGCACCTGGTGCCCGCCGCGATCGTCCTCCTCGACGCGCTGCCGCTGACCGTCAACGGCAAACCGGACCGCGCCGCGCTGCCGGCCCCGCGCCGGGAGACCGCGGCGGGGGGAGGAGGCCGCCCCCGCAACGCCCGTGAGGAGGTGCTGTGCGGGCTGTTCGCCGACATCCTCGGTGTACCGCGGGTGGGCGTCGACGACAACTTCTTCGCATTGGGCGGGCATTCGCTGCTCGGCATCCGCCTGGTGAGCCGCGTGCGATCGGTCCTGGGCGTCGAGCGCACCGTCCGCGATCTGTTCCGCTCGCCCACCCCCGCCGGGCTGCTCGGGTCCCTGGAGGACGGGTCGGCCGGAGCCATGGCCGTACTGCTGCCGCTCAGCACCCGCGGCGCCCGCCGCCCGCTGTTCTGCGTCCACCCCGGCACGGGCGTCGGGTGGGCCTACGCGGGCCTGGCCGGACACCTGGGCGACGACCAGCCGCTCTACGCCCTCCAGGCCCGGGCGCTGAGCGAACCGGGCCACCGGCCGCGCAGCGTCGAGGAGATGGCCGACGACTATCTGGAGCGCATCCGGCAGATCCAGCCGTGGGGCCCCTACCGGCTGCTCGGCTGGTCCTTCGGCGGCATCGTCGCCCACACGATGGCCGTACGGCTCCGTGCGGCCGGCGAGCGGGTCGAGCTGCTCGCGCTGATGGACGTGCACCAGACGGGGCCCGGCAGCGTGTCCGTACTGCCGGCGCCGCAGGCCGCCCCGGCGGGCACCCGCGACATCGCGGCCGAGGTGGAGCGCATCCGCCGTGAGGACCCCGTCCTCGGCGGGTTCAGCTCCGCCGAGATCCGGAGCGTGCTCGGTGCCTCCGAGACGCACGCCGCTCTCATGGCCCGGCACGTTCCGGGCGTGGCCGACACCGGCGCCGTCTTCTTCACCGCCCGTAGGAACGGGGAGGCGGAGGGCGCCCTCGCCGCCACCTGGATTCCTTATCTGGAAGGAATCATCGACAACCACACCGTGGAATCCAGTCATCTTCGGATGACTGAGCAAGAGCCCGTCGCGCACATCGGAAGAATCCTTTCGGAGAAACTCTCCGCCCTGCAGGAAAACGAGCTGAGGAGCCAGTCATGA